The proteins below come from a single Falco peregrinus isolate bFalPer1 chromosome Z, bFalPer1.pri, whole genome shotgun sequence genomic window:
- the LOC129782794 gene encoding uncharacterized LOC128092250 homolog, with protein sequence MLLLLSLLPLPLLLQILLLLLLPHDNCFPRLSRYQPQMLKVRVLPFALGYWFT encoded by the coding sequence ATGCTGCTGCTACTGTCACTTCTACCGCTGCCGCTGTTGttacagattttgcttttgctccttCTACCGCATGACAATTGTTTTCCTCGTCTAAGCAGATACCAGCCTCAGATGCTCAAGGTGAGAGTCTTGCCTTTCGCTCTGGGCTACTGGTTCACTTAA